From one Tsukamurella tyrosinosolvens genomic stretch:
- a CDS encoding helicase HerA-like domain-containing protein, whose amino-acid sequence MTDNANSPAQTIAAGYEFSGPALELGTVLVDGTVDPSAKVRIPLAMMNRHGLVAGATGTGKTKTLQLIVEQLSANGVPVVLADIKGDLAGLSKPGEANDKTASRATDTGDDWKPANVPTEFVSLGTEGVGIPIRATISSFGPILLSKVLGLNATQESTLGLIFHWADQNQLELLDLKDLRSVIQYLTSAEGKADLEGIGGVSKQTAGVILRALVNLEAEGGDTFFGEPEIDMGDLLRTAGGQGVVTLFELGDQAARPTLFSTFLMWVLADLFQYLPEAGDLDKPKLVFIFDEAHLLFADASKAFKDQVEQTVKLIRSKGVGVFFCSQLPTDIPNPVLSQLGARIQHALRAFTPEDQAALSKTVKTYPTSPAYKLDEALTSLGIGEAIVTVLSDKGAPTPVAWTRLRAPRSLMSAIGDDAVRSAAQASPLWGKYAQTVDNLSAFEKLSQNAQQAQQENAPAEQAPPPPPAPKKEEEESGWVSDVMSNPAVKSFLRSAASSAGRELSRSIFGTKRRR is encoded by the coding sequence GTGACTGACAACGCGAACTCCCCGGCGCAGACGATCGCCGCCGGCTACGAATTCTCGGGGCCCGCCCTGGAGCTCGGGACCGTCCTCGTGGACGGCACCGTCGACCCGTCGGCCAAGGTGCGCATCCCGCTGGCCATGATGAACCGCCACGGCCTCGTCGCCGGCGCCACCGGCACCGGCAAGACGAAGACCCTGCAGCTCATCGTCGAGCAGCTGTCGGCCAACGGCGTGCCCGTCGTGCTCGCCGACATCAAGGGCGACCTCGCCGGTCTGTCCAAGCCCGGCGAGGCGAACGACAAGACCGCGTCGCGCGCCACCGACACCGGCGACGACTGGAAGCCCGCCAACGTGCCCACGGAGTTCGTCTCCCTCGGCACCGAAGGCGTCGGGATCCCGATCCGCGCCACCATCTCCTCGTTCGGCCCGATCCTGCTGTCCAAGGTGCTCGGCCTCAACGCGACGCAGGAGTCGACGCTCGGGCTGATCTTCCACTGGGCCGATCAGAACCAGCTCGAGCTGCTGGACCTCAAGGACCTGCGCTCGGTGATCCAGTACCTCACCTCCGCCGAGGGCAAGGCCGATCTCGAGGGCATCGGCGGTGTCAGCAAGCAGACCGCCGGCGTGATCCTGCGCGCCCTCGTCAACCTCGAGGCCGAAGGCGGCGACACCTTCTTCGGCGAGCCCGAGATCGACATGGGCGACCTGCTGCGCACCGCGGGCGGCCAGGGCGTGGTCACCCTGTTCGAGCTCGGCGACCAGGCCGCGCGACCCACGCTCTTCTCCACTTTCCTCATGTGGGTCCTCGCCGACCTGTTCCAGTACCTGCCCGAGGCGGGCGACCTCGACAAGCCGAAGCTCGTCTTCATCTTCGACGAGGCGCACCTGCTGTTCGCGGATGCCAGCAAGGCGTTCAAGGACCAGGTCGAGCAGACGGTCAAGCTGATCCGCTCGAAGGGCGTGGGCGTCTTCTTCTGCTCGCAGCTGCCCACCGACATCCCGAATCCCGTGCTCAGCCAGCTCGGTGCGCGCATCCAGCACGCGCTGCGCGCCTTCACGCCGGAGGATCAGGCCGCGCTGAGCAAGACGGTCAAGACCTACCCGACCTCGCCGGCCTACAAGCTCGACGAGGCCCTCACCAGCCTCGGCATCGGCGAGGCGATCGTCACCGTCCTCTCCGACAAGGGCGCCCCGACGCCCGTCGCGTGGACGCGCCTGCGGGCCCCGCGCTCGCTGATGTCCGCGATCGGCGACGATGCCGTCCGCTCGGCCGCGCAGGCCTCGCCGCTGTGGGGCAAGTACGCGCAGACCGTCGACAACCTCTCGGCCTTCGAGAAGCTGTCGCAGAACGCGCAGCAGGCGCAGCAGGAGAACGCGCCCGCCGAGCAGGCGCCGCCGCCCCCGCCCGCGCCCAAGAAGGAGGAGGAAGAGTCCGGCTGGGTCTCCGACGTGATGAGCAACCCGGCCGTGAAGTCGTTCCTCCGGTCCGCGGCCTCCAGCGCCGGTCGTGAGCTGTCGCGCAGCATCTTCGGCACCAAGCGTCGCCGCTGA
- the cmrA gene encoding mycolate reductase (Catalyzes the final step in mycolic acid biosynthesis.): MPVPAPHQSARAVVTGGSSGIGVALATELARRGHSVILVARSTGPMEELAAKLRAEFGVEAEVRGVDLSDHAARAVLCEELASREISILCNNAGTATFGRVIDLDFDYERAQLELNANAVHDLTLAVLPQMVKRGNGGIMITGSAAGNMPIPNNATYAASKAFANTFSESLRGELKKTGVHVTLLAPGPVRTELPDPEDRSTVEKVVPEFLWVNTEYTARVTLDALEKNKMRVVPGLLSKGMSMAGHYTPRAIMAPIVGEMYKKLAGN; the protein is encoded by the coding sequence ATGCCAGTACCCGCACCCCATCAGTCCGCCCGCGCCGTCGTCACCGGCGGCTCCTCCGGCATCGGTGTCGCCCTCGCCACGGAGCTCGCCCGCCGCGGCCACTCGGTCATCCTCGTCGCCCGCAGCACCGGCCCCATGGAGGAGCTGGCCGCGAAGCTGCGCGCCGAGTTCGGCGTCGAGGCCGAGGTCCGCGGCGTCGACCTCTCCGACCACGCCGCGCGCGCCGTGCTCTGCGAGGAGCTCGCCTCCCGAGAGATCTCCATCCTCTGCAACAACGCCGGCACCGCGACCTTCGGCCGCGTGATCGACCTGGACTTCGACTACGAGCGCGCGCAGCTGGAGCTCAACGCGAACGCCGTCCACGACCTCACCCTGGCGGTCCTGCCGCAGATGGTGAAGCGCGGCAACGGCGGCATCATGATCACCGGCTCGGCGGCGGGCAACATGCCGATCCCGAACAACGCCACGTACGCGGCCTCGAAGGCCTTCGCCAACACCTTCTCCGAGTCACTGCGCGGCGAGCTGAAGAAGACCGGCGTGCACGTCACCCTGCTCGCGCCCGGCCCGGTGCGCACCGAGCTCCCCGACCCCGAGGATCGCTCCACCGTCGAGAAGGTCGTGCCCGAGTTCCTCTGGGTCAACACCGAGTACACCGCCCGCGTGACCCTGGACGCGCTGGAGAAGAACAAGATGCGCGTCGTGCCGGGCCTGCTTTCCAAGGGCATGTCCATGGCGGGCCACTACACCCCGCGCGCCATCATGGCGCCCATCGTCGGCGAGATGTACAAGAAGCTCGCGGGCAACTGA
- a CDS encoding DoxX family protein: MNRWAPYYLSALRIVTGVLFALHGAATFWGFLDGRRSSPDVFAWPSWWGAAIQLVGGLLIAAGALTRPAAVIASGSMAYAYFAFHAGDGLSPLANDGELSVLYCWVLLLFAFTGAGPVSVDAVIGRLRAGDQAEGKAPSDRADEKDAAESAV, from the coding sequence ATGAACCGCTGGGCCCCGTACTACCTGTCCGCACTCCGGATCGTGACAGGCGTGCTGTTCGCGCTCCACGGCGCCGCGACCTTCTGGGGCTTCCTCGACGGTCGCCGGTCGAGCCCCGACGTCTTCGCCTGGCCGAGTTGGTGGGGCGCCGCGATCCAGCTCGTGGGCGGCCTCCTCATCGCCGCCGGCGCCCTGACCCGGCCCGCGGCAGTCATCGCGTCGGGCTCGATGGCGTACGCCTATTTCGCCTTCCACGCCGGCGATGGGCTCTCCCCGCTGGCGAACGACGGCGAGCTCTCGGTCCTCTATTGCTGGGTGCTCTTGCTCTTCGCGTTCACCGGCGCCGGGCCGGTCAGCGTCGACGCCGTGATCGGCCGCCTGCGGGCCGGGGATCAAGCTGAGGGAAAGGCCCCGTCTGATCGCGCGGACGAGAAGGATGCGGCAGAGTCGGCGGTATGA
- a CDS encoding pyridoxamine 5'-phosphate oxidase family protein, giving the protein MNPVGSVPELENAVGKPVSAMMLKTIDHLDEHCRTILALSTAAVLGYVDRGGVQRTTLLGGAPGFASVISPTGLDVDVPEDAAPGGASLLVLVPGWRETLRVNGTVGDAGFRVLEAYLHCGKAVIRSGLWQPAPPGAAAAEADTATVGPDAAAFLAAAPFAVISSRDEDGRADSSPRGDPAGDLRVLGPTTVAIADRPGNKRTDTLHNIVSHPDIALLALVPGDGRTLELTGTATISTDPELREQLAERGKAPKAVIVVEVSRARLARSEGIAAAALWDTGRHVQPAALPRPSAVWTDHVKRNTTGGVGARVLRAVANERVMRAGIDLDYRQNLY; this is encoded by the coding sequence ATGAATCCAGTCGGATCGGTGCCGGAGCTCGAGAATGCTGTCGGGAAGCCCGTCTCGGCGATGATGCTCAAGACGATCGACCACCTCGACGAGCACTGCCGGACGATCCTCGCGCTCTCCACGGCCGCCGTGCTCGGCTACGTCGACCGCGGCGGAGTGCAGCGCACCACGCTCCTCGGCGGCGCGCCCGGCTTCGCGTCGGTGATCTCGCCGACGGGACTCGACGTGGACGTCCCGGAGGACGCCGCGCCGGGCGGGGCCTCGCTCCTCGTCCTCGTCCCCGGTTGGCGCGAGACGTTGCGCGTCAACGGCACCGTCGGCGATGCCGGTTTCCGGGTGCTCGAGGCCTACCTGCACTGCGGGAAGGCGGTGATCCGCTCCGGGCTGTGGCAGCCGGCACCGCCCGGCGCGGCCGCCGCGGAGGCCGACACCGCCACCGTCGGACCGGACGCGGCTGCGTTCCTCGCCGCCGCCCCGTTCGCGGTGATCAGCTCCCGCGACGAGGACGGACGGGCCGACAGCAGCCCCCGTGGCGACCCCGCCGGCGACCTGCGCGTGCTCGGGCCCACCACCGTCGCGATCGCCGACCGCCCGGGCAACAAGCGCACCGACACCCTGCACAACATCGTGAGCCACCCCGACATCGCGCTGCTCGCCCTCGTCCCCGGCGACGGTCGGACCCTGGAACTGACCGGGACCGCCACGATCAGCACCGATCCGGAGCTGCGGGAGCAACTCGCCGAACGGGGGAAGGCGCCGAAGGCCGTCATCGTCGTCGAGGTCTCGCGTGCGCGTCTCGCCCGGAGCGAGGGGATCGCCGCCGCCGCCCTGTGGGACACCGGCAGGCACGTGCAACCGGCGGCGCTCCCGCGCCCGTCCGCGGTGTGGACCGACCACGTCAAGCGCAACACGACGGGCGGCGTCGGCGCGCGCGTCCTGCGCGCCGTCGCGAACGAACGCGTCATGCGGGCCGGTATCGACCTCGACTACCGCCAGAACCTCTATTGA
- a CDS encoding GNAT family N-acetyltransferase — protein MDPVELLTDRLTLRRPVVADVPAIAAACTDPWIQRYVPVPSPYTEADAREFVATAAREWESDESYAFAVHAGGALAGMAQLTRKGTGLVELGFWAAPGQRRRGYTVEASHRRCQWGFDTLGIHRIDWWAVVGNDGSRSVAESIGFVVEGTLRQRAMLHGEPQDWWVGGLLSRPA, from the coding sequence ATGGACCCCGTCGAGCTGCTCACCGATCGCCTCACGCTCCGTCGCCCCGTGGTCGCCGATGTGCCGGCGATCGCGGCGGCGTGCACGGATCCGTGGATCCAGCGGTACGTGCCCGTCCCGTCGCCGTACACGGAGGCTGATGCGCGCGAGTTCGTGGCGACGGCGGCGCGGGAGTGGGAGTCGGACGAGTCGTACGCCTTCGCAGTGCATGCGGGCGGCGCCCTCGCGGGCATGGCGCAGCTCACCCGCAAGGGGACCGGGCTCGTCGAGCTGGGGTTCTGGGCGGCGCCCGGGCAGCGTCGCCGCGGCTACACCGTGGAAGCGTCACATCGGCGGTGCCAGTGGGGTTTCGACACGCTCGGCATTCACCGCATCGACTGGTGGGCGGTGGTGGGCAACGACGGGTCACGGTCGGTGGCGGAGTCGATCGGCTTCGTCGTCGAGGGGACGTTGCGGCAGCGGGCGATGCTCCACGGCGAGCCTCAGGACTGGTGGGTCGGCGGGCTGCTCTCTCGGCCGGCCTGA
- the orn gene encoding oligoribonuclease produces MDDKLVWVDCEMTGLDLTSDRLIEIAALVTDGDLNILGEGVDLVIHADDAALAAMPPVVQEMHARSGLTEEVRASTVTVREAEEAVLAYLREHIEAGAVPLAGNSIATDRRFIAKEMPELDGFLHYRMVDVSSIKELCRRWYPRIYFGQPDKGLAHRALADIRESIRELKYYRSTAFVPAPGPSTEQITAAVEELGPA; encoded by the coding sequence GTGGACGACAAACTCGTGTGGGTCGATTGTGAGATGACCGGCCTCGACCTGACCTCCGACCGACTCATCGAGATCGCCGCCCTGGTGACAGACGGCGACCTGAACATCCTCGGCGAAGGCGTGGACCTGGTGATCCACGCGGACGACGCCGCGCTCGCCGCCATGCCACCCGTCGTGCAGGAGATGCACGCCAGGTCGGGCCTGACGGAGGAGGTACGGGCGTCGACGGTGACCGTGCGCGAGGCCGAGGAGGCCGTGCTCGCCTACCTGCGCGAGCACATCGAGGCCGGCGCGGTGCCGTTGGCGGGCAACTCGATCGCCACCGATCGCCGGTTCATCGCCAAGGAGATGCCGGAGCTCGACGGCTTCCTGCACTACCGGATGGTGGACGTCAGCTCGATCAAGGAACTGTGCCGCCGCTGGTACCCGCGGATCTACTTCGGCCAGCCCGACAAGGGCCTCGCACATCGCGCACTCGCGGACATCCGCGAGTCGATCCGCGAGCTCAAGTACTACCGCAGCACCGCGTTCGTGCCGGCCCCCGGGCCGTCGACCGAGCAGATCACCGCGGCGGTCGAGGAGCTCGGTCCGGCCTGA
- a CDS encoding glutamate synthase-related protein, translating into MNEPRTGLYDPTRESSACGVGFITRKDGTQHHDVIAYGEHALCAIPHRGGMSAEGVGDGAGVNVDLSVEFFRAITGRELQRGRFGVANLFLPSAPEQGPTARALVRATLADHGFEVITERDVPVDPTAVRPAALPHQLPITQWVFTAPPGMPRIDVDRAANAALLAIEQIAYGTPDLAGLYPLSLSIRTQTLKGRLNADEVIRYFTDLADPRHSVCTLYFHTRFSTNTEPHPSMAQPFRLMAHNGELNTDRKNRLADDAVARAKARTIVRPPGQSDSSRLDQSLQSRVVDDGLGLVEAVVSLMPPAWENDGAVPQPVRDMLEYFSLSEEKNDGPAALIFSDGDVVGARLDRLGLRPLRTVETAEYVVVASEAGQVPFPADTVIHRGRIEAGGMLYVDHRAGDGRVRRTREALDLLAARRDYAELLGAARVNLADIAPPPIRRDTGTLGYPGDLSLHGRYVAYSLNQESFRFLLDPMLADGAERISAMGYGNAINALSDHEGGMAKYFSQRFAQVTNPPLDSIREAEAMTMRVALGNAEHGHADPQIVIDSPILSHLDMVKLRDQQATPVRHFDLLYRPDTDVAAANADAVLAAVEQLCDEVEAFARDGGGIAVLTDRGVSTTSAPLPLLLALAAVDVRLTETGLRLRLSLVAESGQLPSSHHIASALGFGASAVYSLSARLRAEERFPADAAPAGELTDTDRAFDRFRKAAEKSLAKTMGRVGLCTAESYIGGQFFEPNYLDTRDPVLARYFPHLDAPVGGVGFARIAEANSDWHERAASVVDERDVPLLGLFKERSDGAGHSYGINAVRGFTRMAEEPLALTGPDGIGSTSLRLLTLSRLDDAFGLDDAAYRNSGFKALLPRQIDGFEITDGYREFLAATLVERERRPSALRDVLALPADVTMLTTAQEFHRELARFSLEGNASLPTRGLTVDTAPDGRFIVRLTDTPEHQADTAYAGFAQFLRELFADEVEVEAGPTTGALIAATGRAHTYLTLLCAAPRSLPVDDVQPAHEITRTLASGAMSHGALVATAHEAVAHGTNMVGGMSNCGEGGEHRTRYGTIRGSRIKQFASGRFGIWSGYLADPMLEELEIKIGQGAKPGEGGQLPGPKVTVDIAAARGGTPGIELISPPPHHDTYSIEDLAQLIHDCKAARVRVIVKLVSSEGIGTIAVGVAKAGADVINVAGNTGGTGAAAVTSLKYAGRSAEIGVAEVHQALVANGLRDKVTLRCSGAHQTGGDVVVSALLGGDSFEFGTTALMMLKCVMAKNCNLKCPAGLTTNPEVFDGDPRALAQYLLNIAHDVRTLLARLGLRSLREARGRTDLLQLLEHPAAVGHLDVRAMLHAPAPRTVDDPVYLEKDYAVDDRLLTEVRDRLFGGNAESIVIDGVALANPNKSVGGQLSIDLERLLNHPAADQRGAFTGVPVPEGHPAVLTDERGRRFLADGAVVVRSHGSAGQSFGVFCTDGMDLQHTGTANDGVAKSQCGGRVVVRSPGGGGADAGANVLIGNFALFGATGGRTFVQGEAGDRFAVRNSGATAVVEGVGEYCCEYMTGGAVLNLGGFGKGLGNGMSGGFVYQYDPEGRAADAASSSLHVAPLVGPHTPPFHEVAVRTMLAWHADATGSALAARLLAEWATTREHIAVGTPLALMHYQDADHIWAAHGRKELLDELAGSVAADRLREFKRSLRTGTPVGGGTAPRFGDTRSPQAFSLLSSFTVLSLAQEVAAERVPGATGHDDPRVSARARNLVLTEDFAVRQRLTKYLRARLDTFGDAELAALIATKRLGDYTTSLEERNVLSMDAPGTYGWILHHRARNAAALDGAAVNAMLVEGAMPDLVRFAKETLA; encoded by the coding sequence TTGAACGAACCACGCACCGGTCTGTACGACCCCACCCGGGAGTCGAGCGCCTGCGGCGTCGGCTTCATCACCCGCAAGGACGGCACCCAGCATCACGACGTGATCGCCTACGGCGAGCACGCGCTGTGCGCCATCCCCCACCGCGGCGGCATGTCCGCGGAGGGCGTGGGCGACGGGGCCGGCGTCAACGTCGACCTGTCCGTGGAGTTCTTCCGCGCGATCACGGGTCGCGAGCTACAGCGCGGCCGGTTCGGTGTCGCCAACCTCTTCCTGCCCTCCGCCCCGGAGCAGGGGCCGACCGCGCGAGCCCTCGTCCGCGCGACCCTCGCCGACCACGGCTTCGAGGTGATCACCGAGCGCGACGTCCCCGTCGATCCCACCGCTGTCCGCCCCGCCGCGCTCCCCCACCAGCTCCCCATCACGCAGTGGGTGTTCACCGCGCCGCCGGGCATGCCGCGGATCGACGTGGACCGCGCCGCGAACGCGGCCCTCCTCGCGATCGAGCAGATCGCCTACGGCACCCCGGATCTCGCCGGTCTGTACCCGCTGTCGCTGAGCATCCGCACGCAGACGCTCAAAGGGCGACTCAACGCCGACGAGGTGATCCGCTACTTCACCGACCTCGCGGACCCACGACATTCCGTGTGCACCTTGTACTTCCACACGCGGTTCTCCACCAACACCGAGCCGCATCCCTCGATGGCTCAGCCGTTCCGACTGATGGCGCACAACGGCGAGCTCAACACGGACCGCAAGAACCGCCTGGCCGACGATGCCGTCGCCCGGGCCAAAGCGCGCACCATCGTCCGTCCGCCCGGCCAGTCGGACTCGAGCCGGCTCGACCAGTCGTTGCAGAGCAGGGTCGTCGACGACGGCCTGGGCCTGGTCGAGGCGGTCGTCTCGCTCATGCCGCCGGCGTGGGAGAACGACGGCGCAGTGCCGCAACCGGTCCGGGACATGCTCGAGTACTTCTCACTGAGCGAGGAGAAGAACGACGGGCCCGCCGCGCTCATCTTCTCCGACGGCGACGTGGTCGGCGCGCGCCTGGATCGGCTCGGCCTCCGCCCGCTGCGCACCGTCGAAACGGCGGAGTACGTCGTCGTCGCCTCGGAAGCGGGGCAGGTTCCCTTCCCCGCGGACACGGTGATCCACCGCGGCCGCATCGAGGCCGGCGGCATGCTCTACGTGGACCACCGGGCCGGCGACGGCCGGGTACGGCGTACCCGCGAGGCACTCGATCTGCTGGCCGCGCGCCGCGACTACGCCGAACTCCTCGGCGCCGCCCGGGTGAACCTCGCCGACATCGCGCCACCGCCCATCCGGCGCGACACCGGAACCCTGGGCTACCCCGGCGATCTCAGCCTGCACGGCCGCTACGTCGCCTACTCGCTCAACCAGGAGAGCTTCCGGTTCCTCCTCGACCCGATGCTCGCCGACGGCGCGGAGCGGATCTCCGCCATGGGCTACGGCAACGCGATCAACGCGCTCTCGGACCACGAGGGCGGCATGGCCAAGTACTTCTCGCAGCGCTTCGCGCAGGTGACGAATCCGCCGCTGGACTCCATCCGGGAGGCCGAAGCGATGACGATGCGGGTGGCGCTGGGCAATGCCGAGCACGGCCACGCCGATCCACAGATCGTCATCGACTCGCCGATCCTGAGTCACCTCGACATGGTGAAGCTGCGCGACCAGCAGGCGACACCGGTCCGGCACTTCGACCTGCTGTACCGCCCCGACACCGACGTTGCGGCGGCCAACGCCGACGCCGTCCTCGCGGCGGTCGAGCAGCTGTGCGACGAGGTCGAAGCCTTCGCCCGCGACGGCGGCGGCATCGCCGTGCTCACCGACCGCGGCGTCTCGACGACGTCCGCGCCGCTCCCCCTCCTGCTCGCCCTCGCCGCCGTGGACGTCCGGCTCACCGAGACCGGCCTGCGCCTGCGCCTCTCCCTCGTCGCCGAGAGCGGCCAGCTGCCGTCGTCGCACCACATCGCGTCGGCTCTCGGCTTCGGGGCGTCCGCGGTCTACTCGCTCTCCGCGCGCCTCCGGGCGGAGGAACGGTTCCCCGCGGACGCCGCCCCCGCCGGCGAACTCACCGATACCGACCGCGCCTTCGACCGCTTCCGCAAGGCCGCGGAGAAGTCGCTCGCCAAGACGATGGGCCGCGTGGGCCTGTGCACGGCGGAGTCGTACATCGGCGGCCAGTTCTTCGAGCCCAACTACCTCGACACCCGGGATCCGGTGCTCGCCCGCTACTTCCCGCACCTGGACGCGCCCGTCGGCGGCGTCGGCTTCGCGCGGATCGCAGAGGCGAACTCCGACTGGCACGAGCGGGCGGCCTCCGTGGTGGACGAGCGCGACGTGCCGCTGCTGGGCCTGTTCAAGGAGCGCTCCGACGGTGCCGGGCACTCGTACGGCATCAACGCCGTCCGCGGCTTCACCCGGATGGCCGAGGAGCCCCTGGCCCTGACCGGGCCCGACGGCATCGGCTCCACCTCGCTGCGCCTGCTCACGCTCTCCCGCCTCGACGACGCCTTCGGGCTCGACGACGCCGCGTACCGCAACAGCGGCTTCAAGGCGCTGCTGCCGCGCCAGATCGACGGATTCGAGATCACCGACGGCTACCGCGAATTCCTCGCCGCCACCCTGGTCGAGCGGGAGCGCCGCCCGTCCGCGCTGCGCGACGTGCTCGCGCTGCCCGCGGACGTCACGATGCTCACGACGGCGCAGGAGTTCCATCGCGAGCTGGCGCGATTCTCGTTGGAGGGCAACGCGAGCCTGCCCACCCGCGGCCTGACCGTCGACACCGCGCCGGACGGCCGGTTCATCGTCCGCCTGACCGACACCCCGGAGCACCAGGCGGACACCGCCTACGCCGGGTTCGCGCAGTTCCTCCGCGAGCTGTTCGCCGACGAGGTGGAGGTCGAGGCGGGTCCCACGACCGGCGCCCTGATCGCCGCCACCGGACGGGCGCACACCTACCTGACGCTGCTGTGCGCGGCGCCGCGCTCCCTGCCCGTCGACGATGTGCAGCCCGCACACGAGATCACCCGCACACTGGCCTCCGGCGCGATGAGCCACGGCGCCCTCGTCGCCACCGCGCACGAGGCCGTGGCCCACGGCACCAACATGGTCGGGGGCATGTCGAACTGCGGCGAGGGCGGCGAGCACCGCACGCGGTACGGCACGATCCGCGGCTCGCGGATCAAGCAGTTCGCGTCGGGCCGGTTCGGCATCTGGTCCGGGTACCTCGCGGATCCGATGCTCGAGGAGCTCGAGATCAAGATCGGCCAGGGCGCCAAGCCCGGCGAGGGCGGGCAGTTGCCGGGGCCGAAGGTCACCGTCGACATCGCGGCGGCCCGCGGCGGCACCCCCGGCATCGAACTGATCTCTCCCCCACCGCATCACGACACCTACTCGATCGAGGACCTGGCGCAGCTCATCCACGACTGCAAGGCGGCGCGCGTGCGGGTGATCGTCAAACTCGTCTCCTCCGAGGGGATCGGGACGATCGCGGTCGGCGTCGCGAAGGCCGGCGCCGACGTGATCAACGTGGCCGGCAACACCGGCGGGACCGGCGCGGCGGCGGTGACCAGCCTCAAGTACGCGGGACGCTCCGCGGAGATCGGCGTGGCGGAGGTGCATCAGGCGCTGGTCGCGAACGGCCTGCGCGACAAGGTGACCCTGCGGTGCTCCGGCGCACATCAGACTGGCGGCGACGTAGTGGTGTCCGCACTGCTCGGGGGCGACTCGTTCGAGTTCGGCACCACCGCGCTCATGATGCTCAAGTGCGTCATGGCCAAGAACTGCAACCTCAAGTGCCCGGCCGGACTCACCACGAACCCGGAGGTCTTCGACGGGGACCCGCGCGCACTCGCGCAGTACCTGCTGAACATCGCGCACGACGTCCGCACGCTCCTCGCGCGTCTCGGCCTCCGCTCGCTGCGCGAAGCGCGCGGGCGCACCGATCTCCTGCAGCTGCTGGAGCACCCCGCGGCGGTCGGGCACCTCGACGTGCGCGCGATGCTGCACGCGCCCGCGCCGCGGACCGTCGATGATCCCGTGTACCTCGAGAAGGACTACGCGGTGGACGACCGCCTCCTGACCGAGGTCCGCGACCGCCTGTTCGGCGGGAATGCCGAGTCGATCGTGATCGACGGCGTGGCGCTGGCGAATCCGAACAAGTCGGTGGGCGGCCAGCTCTCCATCGACCTGGAACGCCTTCTCAACCACCCCGCGGCGGACCAGCGCGGGGCCTTCACCGGCGTGCCGGTGCCCGAGGGGCACCCCGCGGTGCTCACCGACGAGCGCGGCCGCCGCTTCCTCGCCGACGGGGCCGTCGTCGTCCGGTCGCACGGTAGCGCCGGGCAGTCCTTCGGCGTCTTCTGCACCGACGGGATGGACTTGCAGCACACCGGAACCGCCAACGACGGCGTCGCGAAGAGCCAGTGCGGCGGCCGCGTCGTGGTCCGCTCCCCCGGTGGCGGCGGAGCCGATGCCGGAGCCAATGTCCTGATCGGCAACTTCGCACTCTTCGGCGCGACGGGCGGCCGCACCTTCGTGCAGGGCGAGGCGGGCGACCGCTTCGCCGTGCGGAACTCGGGCGCCACTGCCGTCGTCGAGGGGGTCGGCGAGTACTGCTGCGAGTACATGACCGGCGGCGCCGTACTCAACCTGGGCGGCTTCGGCAAGGGCCTGGGCAACGGCATGAGTGGCGGTTTCGTCTACCAGTACGACCCCGAGGGCCGGGCCGCCGACGCCGCGAGTTCCTCGCTGCACGTCGCACCGCTCGTGGGCCCGCACACCCCGCCCTTCCACGAGGTCGCGGTGCGCACGATGCTCGCGTGGCACGCGGACGCGACCGGATCCGCACTCGCAGCCCGCCTGCTCGCGGAGTGGGCGACCACCCGCGAACACATCGCGGTCGGCACTCCCCTCGCCCTCATGCACTACCAGGACGCCGATCACATCTGGGCCGCCCACGGTCGCAAGGAATTGCTCGACGAGCTCGCCGGATCGGTCGCGGCGGACCGTCTGCGGGAATTCAAGCGCTCGCTGCGGACGGGCACACCCGTCGGCGGCGGCACAGCGCCGAGGTTCGGCGACACCCGCTCCCCGCAGGCCTTCTCGCTGCTCTCGTCGTTCACGGTCCTGTCGCTGGCGCAGGAGGTGGCCGCCGAACGCGTTCCGGGCGCGACCGGGCACGACGACCCGCGCGTGTCCGCGCGCGCCCGGAACTTGGTGCTCACCGAGGACTTCGCGGTCCGCCAGCGACTCACCAAGTACCTGCGCGCCCGCCTCGACACCTTCGGGGACGCGGAACTCGCGGCACTGATCGCCACCAAGCGCCTCGGCGACTACACCACGTCGCTCGAGGAGCGGAACGTGCTGAGCATGGACGCCCCCGGCACGTACGGCTGGATCCTGCACCACCGTGCGCGCAACGCCGCCGCGCTCGACGGGGCCGCGGTCAACGCCATGCTGGTCGAGGGAGCGATGCCCGACCTGGTGCGATTCGCGAAGGAGACCCTGGCATGA